In the Vicia villosa cultivar HV-30 ecotype Madison, WI unplaced genomic scaffold, Vvil1.0 ctg.000481F_1_1, whole genome shotgun sequence genome, one interval contains:
- the LOC131628813 gene encoding uncharacterized protein LOC131628813: MSKELDTNLLGVVRPPSESCDERGKRPKLEEESEPELESKPESDSEPEPELESKPESDSEPEPEYIDWDYRTIPYEELVYEDFAKRFDDFPRPYFFSCSRFIYMNKAQKKQNEEEEKAVADYLRESANISPFDAIPVPPLANRRANNYPKPMTSYDYRGDRTNRLIELSKLSLEKYNDDQGSNYQFHNFVKACRRRLPLVTYYITFEAKDAATHVDPFNSPITTFQAHVWKRPTKVGPPVSIFLETSH, translated from the exons ATGTCGAAGGAGTTGGATACCAACTTGCTAGGCGTCGTAAGACCGCCCTCGGAAAGCTGCGATGAAAGAGGAAAACGTCCGAAATTGGAAGAGGAATCCGAACCGGAGTTGGAATCCAAACCGGAATCTGATTCGGAACCAGAACCGGAGTTGGAATCCAAACCGGAATCTGATTCGGAACCAGAACCGGAATACATTGATTGGGATTATAGAACGATACCATATGAAGAGCTGGTTTATGAAGACTTCGCAAAACGGTTTGACGATTTCCCTCGCCCTTATTTTTTTTCGTGTTCCCGCTTTATTTATATGAATAAGGCTCAGAAGAAGCAAAACGAGGAAGAAGAAAAGGCAGTGGCTGATTATTTACGAGAATCTGCTAACATAAGT CCCTTCGATGCTATCCCTGTTCCACCCTTAGCAAATAGACGTGCCAATAACTATCCCAAGCCTATGACTAGCTATGATTATCGTGGTGATCGTACCAATCGTCTTATCGAACTTTCCAAACTTTCTTTGGAAAAGTACAATGATGATCAG GGTTCAAATTACCAGTTTCATAACTTTGTCAAAGCATGTCGACGTCGTCTTCCTCTTGTTACTTATTACATTACCTTTGAAGCAAAAGATGCTGCTACCCATGTTGATCCTTTCAATAGCCCAATTACAACTTTCCAGGCCCATGTCTGGAAACGGCCTACCAAAGTTGGACCGCCTGTG TCAATTTTCTTAGAGACTTCTCATTGA